The sequence TCATTCATACGCAATCCTAGCAGTGAATCTCTTTATGTGATGAATAATTACTTTACCTTTAGATCATCATGATTGTATGTATTGTTTATAGATATGTTTTACTCCTCATTTTATTTTTCTATTCAATGGGTAGTTTAGATGAAAGAACATTCGTGAGAGTGTGAGACTGGTGTGCATTAGATAGAGTATACACCCATATTTGTAAATTACATTCGGTGATGGTAAGAGAGGGAATGGTTGGTTAGATTTACCTCACTAAAGATAAAAATATTGCTTGACTTTTTTACTATTTTACATATTTCACGAACATGTAAATTTACGAAATACCTACCATCGAACATGGCAACACACGTCATCATGGTCTAATTACACATACATATTCGATCGGCCACATGGAAACAACAAAGTAACAAGATACCCAATCAAAACAAAGCAAttaatcacacacacacacacacgcgtgcgcgcacgcacgcacgcacgcacgcacgcaacgaTGCATGTGCACATAGCCTGCATGCACGATATAGCTAGCAGCAAAGATCGACGAGGTAGACCACCCGGGCCAGTGGCTATACTATCCGTCCTGCTCATTGGCGAGCATCCGGCGGTGGACCTTGTCGATGAACTCGGAGGCCTTCCGGTCGATGTCGCGTTCGGCGTACCAGTGCCGGGCGTAGTCATCGTCGTCGCTCGGCCGCACCCTGTGATGCTGGTACCTCTGCTGCGGCGCTGCCGCCGCCGttgcctcatcctcctcctccctcttgttCTTGAACCCGAACAGGGACGCAAGcgccgccctcttcttcccacTCCCCATCGCGCAAATCTCTCTTGGTCTACCTAGCTTAGCTCCGTTGCAGAATGTGCAATGGTAGTTTGCTTGGTTGGCTGCACGGAGACATGGCGTGTGTGTGTATTTATAGTGGCTACATATGCCCTCAGTAGTGTTTGATTAAGGCGACGATCGCCGCAGTCGTGCGGATAGTTAGGCAAGAGATTTCAATGATTAGCTGCGGCCGCGGGTCTCCGTGGAGCTTTTTGACTGGCCGTTCCTCGACCGGGCCGTGTAATCATCGCCATTTGTTTAGTTAGTCCACGGTGACTACTGACACGCAAGTGGTTGGACACGGGAGCAAACAACACAAAGCGGCCACTTTGCATGCATGTTTAGTGACCCGTAACCTCTTTGGAACGCAGGATATAAGAAAAATACATGAATTGGATGTTACGTTTTATAAATCCTTTCCTATAGGAAGGTCTCTTTGGTTGTAGGATAAGATTTTACATGGAATATTTCCTGTAGATCCCTTTGGTTTGTAGCTATGTAGGATTGGTTCCTCTCCTATTTCACATTGTAAAGGAAATAATATTACCTTGAACCTAATGAAAAAATTCCTAACATATGAACCAAATCATCTCTTTTCCTAAAGGAACTTAAaagcatgtcatctcatttcctatgatttTTTTTCAATGACTTTTCTATTCCTATGATTTTTCAAGGGCGTGAGGGTGCTCCAGGTATGCGAACTCATTGGCATTGACATCCCTTGCTTATGCAGATCATGGTGGCGACGCTGCAGTGCGGGCGTGTGTTGGATCAGGCAGCACGGCTTTGAGGGGCATGGTCACGTCGATGGGGGCAAAGGTGAGAAATTCTGGGGTGGCAACCCCAGAGAGGCAGAGACGTTGTGGGCGGATCCTCGAGGTGGCTCCAACGGTGGCAATCCGCGAGGTGATTACATCGATGGCCAGATTCTCTCTAGCTTACGTCCAAGTTTACATCCATCAACGATCGAAAGAAGTGCGACAGTGCCGAGATGCAGGACATCGTTCCTTAGTTTGTAGAGATCATGTTGTTCATATTTCCTTTTTCTAAGTTGATTCGTTCGACTGGCGCTAGGTTTCATCTGGCATCATTAGATAATCAATAATATATGATCGTGTGCATCATTCAATGCAGACGTTAGGGGTGctatcctccttttcgaaaaagtACGTTGTTAAAACAGTATGATTTTTTAAAACTATTTCTTCACTGGAGAGAGAAAGAAGGAATATAAAGACATATATTGCatggatttctcaaaagaagtgaAAACATAATGTTTGAGTCAATGCCCAGAACCCTAGGAAAGGAAGGATTCTTATGAGAACTTTTAAGGCCATTCCTTTTTTCGATAGGAACTTCCAAGCTATTAATCAGCTGCCATCGTAGTACAAAGATACCAGAAATAACAAAAATTGcatccaggtccgtagaccacTTAGTGGTGAGTACAAGCACTAGAGCGAGCTGAAGGCATGGCGCACGCATCGTCCCTCCCTCGCAGGAgccggacaaaccttgttgtagtagatagtcaaGAAGTCATCATGCTGAGTCCCCACATGACCAGCGCACCAAATCAACAACCATTGCCGATGAATAGAAGCGAAGATCGGAAGGATCAAACATGTAAACACAAGAATGAAGACTAGATCAAAATAGATCCATCGAACACCAGCATCGACCGAATTCAGCGAGATTAGACGGAGACACACTGACACACGCCCTCTGACAACAGTACACGAACCATGGTGATGGCGATCAGACGTGAGAGACATTAAGGGACAACGTTGCCGACACACAACCCCAGCCGAGACGCTAAACCAAAAAAAAATGAGAGCGGGCTCCCTCCCGCCTGCGAGGTGTCGGGGTCCTGTCACTACCGGACTcgccacctatgccgacggcccagggccgtcggcataggccattTCCCGTCGGCATACATCTATGCCtatggctgccgtcggcatagccccgtcagcgtagatcacgtcagcgtagtcttgtcagaccgtcgacatagtttagccgtcggcataggggcctatgccgacggctttcgtctagccgtcggcatagtttagccgtcggcagtGATTTTCacatgacggcaacggacggcgccgtcaaaagcgcTAACGAATCACGGGCCGCCGcgtggcagaggtatgcctacggcaaagccgtcggcataggtgaaaatctatgccgacggctttaccGTCGGCATATCTCTGCCATGTGGCAGCCTGCGGTGACTCCTGGCAGGAgggtatgcctacggcaaagccgttgGCATAGATtttcacctatgccgacggctttgctgtAGGCATATCCCTACCACGTGGCAGGCCCTGGGTAGCCCTGTGCATATCTATGCCGACGATTTAACCGTAGGCATACTTACGAACCAAAACCAAAAAAAATACTAGCCAAAAAGGCTAGCAATTTCCAATCCAATTATAAGACATGATTCAACAATCATGGATTTGCAAACACATGCCATAAAATATTTTTGATGTACACAACATTTTCATTCTAAGAATCCACTAAAAAAATACTAGCCAAAAAGGCTAGCAATTTCCAATACAATTATAAGACATGATTCAACAACCATGGTTTTGCAAACACAGACCATAAAATATTTTTGATGTACACAACATTTTCATTCTAAGAATCCACTACAGCATCAAAGGAGAAGGCGGAGGGGCGGTGCCGATGGTGCGGGAGATGGGGCAGCGATGACAGAGGTGGCATGCAGTCAGTATAATGAACCAAAGATCCTACACATAAGGATGAATATGTAATATATATACAATGCATCTACCAAAGGTAAATCACCAAAATGTTACAAGAAATACTTCTACCGGGAGGCAAACAAAGATTTTCATTGTAAATGATCTGATGTTCGCACTGCATAGCTGATACAATAGGATTTCTTCACATTATTCAATTACTGGGAAGGATCAATTACACATATGGATGAACTACTAGTACAGGAGTAGCTTGCTGCCAACACTACTAGCTAGCTGCCAacactactagctagctagattaAACACCAACAGCTAACAAAACCTAGCTGCAGTAACCAACAACCACAAATGAGGTAGTACAAGAGCAGAATTTAACAAGTGTGCTACTCTGAATCATCATCACTGTAAATAGGAATGATCTTTCTCATGGCACAAGCACGACAAGCACAAACAAAATCACCCATGCGCATGAAACAGAGCAAGGTACTGCTATAGCAGCACAAGAGAGGGAGCTAGAGGTAGGAGATTGACTCACTGGAGAGGAGGTTGTAGTCGATGCCGAACACGACCGCGGCCGCAGTCGCGCGGTAGAGGAGGTTGTAGCCGAGTTGGACCATGTGCGGGGTGTCGTCGTGGCGGTGGACGCCCTGGTTGTCGTCATCATCCACGGAGGATGCCTGCTGCTCCGAATCAAACGAACAAGTCAGAGCTAGTGTTGTTGAGCTAGTACAGAAATTAAACAAGCTAGTATAGGAGACACAGGCGTGCTAGTGCTAGTATCTACATAAATCAATCGAGCTAGCTATGCGTGTGCGTGAGCTAGCTTAGTACGTACAGTACATGGTTGTGCTCCAAAACAAACAAAGAATGCTAGCCTCAACAGAATCAATCACAAGGTTATTTTTTTTTGTTACTAGCACTGCTAGTTGTATGTGTTGATCCATCCGGACCTAACTAATGTTGTTGTATCTCTAGACCaagtgcagcaacacaagaagaagAATTAAAACTGTAGAGCACATATATACATATGACGAACTACAGAACTAGCACTACATTTTGCACATGATAGAATTAATCATGAATGGTTCCGGCAGCAGCACGAACAGAGCAAACAGAGAGGCGTGAGGAAActgaatcaaatcaaatcaaacatCAAAGGCAGAGACAACAGCCATTTATTTTGTAGCATCTTGAGATAACTTGAGAAATCCAACCAGACCAATTCATAAGCTAAATTCTACTACATTTTTGGGGTAGCAAGCAAAATATACTTAAAAGCAGAGTCAATTCAAACTGGAGATGGACTCTAGTTCATCAATGGATGAGTGGCATTAACTGTTTGAACATCACACCGTCACAGCAACAAAAGCAGTACCAAGACAAGTGCATCAGGTGTTCCATTTAGCACAAACACAAACTTCAGTGCTATAAAAAAAATACGTACATGGCTAGTTCACTAGTCATGCAAATTTGCAATATATGCAAAGAAGTTTCAATCGATCGATATTATGCAAGATACGCCTAGCCTGGTTGCAGCAACCAACAAGGGCAATCCAAActgagagctagctagctaggagCAGTGGCGGAGCGTGACCAAATCTCAAGAGGGGGCCGACTTTATATAAGAACACACAATATGCATTAAAAACTCCGCTAAGTTGTACGTAGAACATATGCAAGGAGCCAAGGACAATTAGGCAACCATATCATCATAAATAACACAATACAGCAGGTTCACACATACCTGAGCATTGTGGATAGGTAAATTTTGGTGTTCCAAAAGAACAGACCACACCAAATGACCAAAAGACAACTAAACATAACCAACTAGCACTACTGCCAACTAGAGATATGCTCTTCTATTCTTCCTACTTTTGAAATCAGCAATCATATCTTCACAAGCAATTTTTGATGCAAATCTCCACTTGCATCTTCCGTCATATCTAATAAGTCGACTAGGTAGACATCAAAGTTACCAGAACATCTCAACTCGTCACAATGACATATAAATTAACACAAGAAGACAAGCAGTGACTAGCAGCAGTGGTGACAAGAACATTTAAAATCTGCACCTAGCAATCTGCATCTAAAATCTGCACCAAGCCTAGGAGGACCCAGCAGTGGAGTGTGACAGCAGTAGCACCCATTCAAAATTCAGTCAAGCATGTGTATAAGTAAAAAATGCAGAGCTGAGCagagcagcagcaaattgagagcaagCCTAGGAAATTGAGGAGGACAAGGGAGTCATGGAGGGGAAGGAAAACCTCTCGCTTGAGGTTGGGTGTCGTTCCGAGAGAGAGGATGCACGCCGGGGAAGCAGGACTCCTCCTCTCCCTTGTCCCTGCATCGAGTTGCTGCTACTGCTGCGTGTGGGTGAGGAAGGTAGGCACATCAGGGAAGGGTAGGGGAAC comes from Triticum aestivum cultivar Chinese Spring chromosome 5B, IWGSC CS RefSeq v2.1, whole genome shotgun sequence and encodes:
- the LOC123117401 gene encoding uncharacterized protein; protein product: MGSGKKRAALASLFGFKNKREEEDEATAAAAPQQRYQHHRVRPSDDDDYARHWYAERDIDRKASEFIDKVHRRMLANEQDG